From the genome of Pseudomonadota bacterium:
CGAAAGCAACCGGCACTTCGGCAAGGCGCTGATCGGGGTAGGCCACCACCGCCGCATCGCGCACTTCGTCCATCACGCGCAAATAGGCTTCCACTTCGGCGGGCGAGACGTTTTCGCCGCCGACCTTCAGCATGTCCTTGTAGCGCCCCATGAACACCAGGTAACCGTCGGGGCGCTTCTTGGCCATGTCGCCGGTATGCAGCCAGCCGTCGCGGTCGATGGCATCGGCGGTGGCTTCGGGCTTGTCCCAGTAGCAGTCCATGATGGTGTAGCCGCGCACCAGCAATTCACCCGGCACGTCGTCGGGCTGATCGGCGCCGGTCTCGACATCGACCACGCGGAATTCGTAGTCGTTCATCGGGTAGCCCGAGGCGTGCACGCGCTGTTCGCGATTGGACGACGGGTTGTCGCAGGACACGTAGGCCCAGGTTTCGCTCATGCCGAAACCGCTGACCGTCGGGCCGAACACGTCCTGTACTTTTTCTGCGATGGGGAAGGTGCTCTCGACGCCCGACGGCAGGGTGCCGATGCGCATCCTGATGTCGCGCTTCCTGCGCGCCTGCGCGTTCAGGAGATCGAGCCAATGCGCTTCGAAGCCGTGCAGCACCGTGGCCTTTTCCTGCTCGGCGAGATCGAGCGCGCGCTCGGCATCGAACACGTCCATCATGATCTGCTTGGCGCCGACCAGCACGCCGGCCATGGTGATCTCGGCGTAGGCGTAGATGTGGAACATCGGCAGGTAGTTCATGTGGATGTCGTGCATGGTCATGCCGAGCATCTGCGCACGTTCATGGGTGTTGCGGATCGGGCGGTGGGA
Proteins encoded in this window:
- a CDS encoding AMP-binding protein, producing DYQGMLAETMPGIERHTDGSLIVDGYPDLKRLVVMGNRSLPHALDWQQFMAGGTRISDTELAARKTAVDPDGRMVICYTSGTTGSPKGVVHSHRPIRNTHERAQMLGMTMHDIHMNYLPMFHIYAYAEITMAGVLVGAKQIMMDVFDAERALDLAEQEKATVLHGFEAHWLDLLNAQARRKRDIRMRIGTLPSGVESTFPIAEKVQDVFGPTVSGFGMSETWAYVSCDNPSSNREQRVHASGYPMNDYEFRVVDVETGADQPDDVPGELLVRGYTIMDCYWDKPEATADAIDRDGWLHTGDMAKKRPDGYLVFMGRYKDMLKVGGENVSPAEVEAYLRVMDEVRDAAVVAYPDQRLAEVPVAFVIKEPGKDITAEALLERMHGRIASFKIPKHVIFVDAYPMTSSGKIRKVELRAEARKILG